A region of the Leeuwenhoekiella sp. MAR_2009_132 genome:
AAACCGGAATTGAAGGGTACAATTCTTCGATTAAATCTATTACCAATTCAGCATAACGTTTATCTTTTGCACATAAATTATAAAGTGCGCCGTGGGTTTTGATATGATGCAATGCTACGTCCTGTTCTTTGCAAGCTATGGCAACCTTTTCTATTTGTTTCCGTAGTGAAATGCCTAATTCTTTAAAAGATAATGGCATAATTATTCTTCCAAAATTAGCCCGATCAGGAAAGGAAGGATGCGCCCCTACTCCAACATTATGCTTTTTTGCAAGTGCAACTACGCGATTTATGGTTTCTACATCTCCGGCATGTACACCACAGGCAAGATTGCACGAACTTATATAAGGCATCAACGCAGCCTCATTACCTATGCCCTCACCCAGATCGCAATTAATATCTATAAAATGAGTTTCTAATTTCATAAAATTCCTAATACACTTAAAATTGCACGCGTTCCTAAAATGACAGTAATTAAGAGTATAACAAGACTTGCAGCATTTTTAAATTTTGAATTTCGGTAAGATCCTAATAATTCAGTTCGA
Encoded here:
- the pxpA gene encoding 5-oxoprolinase subunit PxpA, with translation MKLETHFIDINCDLGEGIGNEAALMPYISSCNLACGVHAGDVETINRVVALAKKHNVGVGAHPSFPDRANFGRIIMPLSFKELGISLRKQIEKVAIACKEQDVALHHIKTHGALYNLCAKDKRYAELVIDLIEELYPSIPVYAPFNSMMSRVAEGRIKVIYEAFADRNYEPDGSLVSRSKNDAIITAKIDVVEHVLNMVLNHKIRTFSGEFISAKIDTICVHGDTPKAVEIVKLLNKELNTNAIKIQTVI